From a region of the Eriocheir sinensis breed Jianghai 21 chromosome 25, ASM2467909v1, whole genome shotgun sequence genome:
- the LOC127003317 gene encoding diacylglycerol kinase eta-like isoform X7, producing the protein MEEWIAALKAANTTTHYYEGTEQVHSLLSGQHNWYATSHARPTYCNVCREALSGVTSHGLSCEVCKFKAHKRCAAKAINNCKWTTLASVGKDIIEDEDGNLAMPHQWIEGNLPVSAKCAVCEKTCGSVLRLQDWRCLWCRSMVHTACRPLHPTRCPLGPCRISIVPPIVLSTIGTDESWEATRPQGCSPLLVFVNSKSGDNQGVRFLRRFKQLLNPAQVFDLMNGGPVLGLRLFKCFNPFRILICSGDGSVGWVLSEIDKIHMTNQCQIGVLPLGTGNDLARVLGWGSACDDDTHLPQTLERYERATTKMLDRWSIMSYVSHVSLSPQPKLESLASHSLHSQVAEYEDSVGAHLATLLQSDQNSEVISSAKVLCETIKSLILKVGRSWGDASQTTEGSVDTQEDSLTAKCAVLNDKLDLLLRTLHEESVAHQTLQRASISSLSTTTAEESSSLVEESPDTSIDLDPAERGAACNQLKKRLKKKHFIERDALMSRANSLKKAVREIIEHTEKAVDDQNEQTTIRLPPPTILLEPSEDTVVQGVGQQGIKMAGLQVLPTIEGSSTEASPCASPMPGATKTPYVCSITTTFPLPPVSPVPTLLPTHPLHLPHPSHQLGATPPSTFLHPPGALGDGGGADPLGLNFQMLSPLPDQRRDSHTEFDFANIPAPSAFADRSRKNSMQEGRRDSVSEKNAISLEGIEVRIQSSTDNLVDVCEDEPYMFEEKPIEERRESLPSLLDKSFTIDEDVEQLESKSETDERDLEEDSESAAGDSDDHDELQEDGKDKTETQDSDETDETVRETQEGDGGEDNSTPEVDTSGLEEVPKGVEEEEFQATTLQKEEKEDASSVQEEEGETSTIKEEEEVTSSKQEQEEEEGEEEKGIEAVDAEKEERVSRREDPMGGEAPVEPSLPEVPLAEEEIPDSLEEEAAEDSIVSPPMERIVEGAEAVTEDEMEEEEKGENTSRRISSGSTLKSQAGPISTLSVASPPAGRDKSRSPDRGGRGSFCRGVARGSAAGRPSRKHLPIINPLVSLPMWPNIATGGSTGGLIRKVLLANADTLCAAASPLMDLDDSSLEGFTERCIMNNYFGIGIDAKITLDFHNKREEHPEKCRSRTKNFMWYGVLASKEWLCKTYKNLDQRVQLECDGERIPLPSLQGIVVLNIPSFMGGTNFWGGTKEDDSFLAPSFDDRILEVVAVFGSAQMAASRIINLQHHRIAQCSSIKITILGEAGEEGVPIQVDGEAWTQPPGIVRIVHKNRVQMLCRNRDLEVSLKAWEEKQRSLGSQTKQLTLLADEELPVLAMLATTVSDIIVCVKAAAAATSSLETAFGELAASALSCLEKVWRDNRVIESPNLRMLATELVHNIRHLQTEVLRTLKEDPSVISQTLADSLQTALSSFDGVLKPVHEKDSLMHFVSEEEGEPKRAHSKGLFKLKLKREGRRGTFEKEVREWGTEEVAGWLDTLLLSEYQESFFSHDIRGAELLNLERRDLKELGITKIGHIKRIQQGIREIKESKSHG; encoded by the exons AACCTCGCGATGCCCCACCAGTGGATCGAGGGGAACCTGCCTGTATCCGCGAAGTGTGCAGTGTGCGAGAAGACGTGTGGCTCAGTCCTCAG aCTACAGGACTGGAGATGCTTGTGGTGCAGGTCAATGGTTCACACGGCCTGTCGTCCTCTCCACCCCACCCGCTGTCCTCTTGGTCCCTGTCGCATCTCCATTGTTCCACCCATTGTCCTCTCCACCATAG GAACAGATGAGTCTTGGGAGGCCACCAGACCCCAGGGCTGCTCCCCCCTCCTGGTGTTCGTCAACAGCAAGAGTGGGGACAACCAAGGCGTTAGGTTTTTGCGTCGCTTCAAGCAGCTCCTCAACCCAGCACAAGTGTTTGATCTGATGAATGGCGGGCCGGTGCTGGG GCTGAGGCTTTTTAAGTGCTTCAACCCATTTAGAATATTGATATGCAGTGGAGATGGCTCCGTGGGATGGGTGTTGTCTGAAATTGACAAAATACATATGACA AATCAGTGCCAGATAGGGGTACTGCCGCTGGGGACTGGGAATGACCTGGCGCGGGTGCTGGGCTGGGGCTCCGCCTGTGACGACGACACGCACCTCCCCCAGACGCTGGAGCGGTACGAGCGGGCCACCACCAAGATGCTGGACAG GTGGAGCATAATGAGCTACGTCAGCCATGTGTCACTGAGTCCACAGCCCAAGCTGGAGTCCCTCGCCTCCCACTCGCTGCACTCACAGGTGGCTGAGTATGAGGACTCAGTTGGGGCACACCTGGCGACCCTCCTTCAGTCTGACCAGAACTCAGAAGTCATTTCATCTGCCAA AGTCTTGTGTGAGACAATCAAGTCCCTCATACTGAAAGTCGGAAGAAGTTGGGGTGACGCATCGCAGACCACGGAGGGCAGTGTCGACACCCAGGAGGACTCTCTGACGGCAAAGTGCGCGGTGCTGAATGACAAGCTGGACCTCCTGCTGCGCACCTTGCATGAGGAGAGTGTGGCCCACCAGACCCTCCAGAGagcttccatttcctccctcagcaccaccaccgccgaggaGTCGTCATCCCTtgtggaggag AGTCCAGACACAAGTATTGATCTTGACCCAGCAGAGAGAGGAGCAGCGTGTAATCAGCTAAAGAAGAGACTGAAAAAG AAACACTTCATTGAGAGAGACGCCCTCATGTCCCGAGCCAACAGCCTGAAGAAAGCTGTGCGGGAGATCATAGAGCACACAGAAAAGGCTGTTGATGACCAGAATGAACAGACCACCATCAGGCTGCCTCCCCCAACCATACTTCTTGAACCCTCTGAGGATACTGTAGTTCAGGGAGTTGGTCAACAAGGAATCAAGATGGCAGGTTTGCAG gTCCTTCCAACCATAGAAGGCTCCTCCACCGAAGCGTCACCCTGTGCTTCCCCAATGCCAGGAGCCACCAAGACACCATATGTATGCTCTATCACAACCACTTTTCCACTCCCTCCAGTCTCCCCTGTTCCCACCCTGCTGCCCACACACCCTCTGCACCTCCCCCACCCCAGCCACCAGTTAGGTGCTACTCCACCCTCAACATTCCTCCACCCGCCGGGAGcgttaggtgatggtggtggtgctgatccACTTGGTCTCAACTTCCAGATGCTGTCACCTCTTCCAGACCAGCGAAGAGACAGCCACACCGAGTTTGACTTCGCAAACATTCCTGCACCGAGTGCATTTGCTGACAGGTCCAGAAAGAACAGCatgcaggaggggaggagggattcaGTCAGTGAAAAAAATGCCATTTCTCTAGAAGGTATAGAGGTCAGAATACAGTCTTCAACAGACAACCTTGTAGATGTGTGTGAAGATGAACCGTACATGTTTGAAGAGAAACCCATTGAGGAGAGACGAGAATCATTACCTAGTTTGTTGGACAAGTCTTTTACTATTGATGAAGATGTGGAACAGTTAGAATCAAAGAGTGAAACAGATGAGAGAGATCTAGAGGAAGATAGTGAAAGTGCTGCTGGTGATTCAGATGACCATGACGAGCTGCAGGAGGATGGGAAAGACAAAACAGAAACACAGGACAGTGATGAAACGGATGAAACTGTAAGGGAAACACAGGAGGGGGATGGTGGAGAGGACAACAGCACCCCAGAGGTTGACACTAGTGGGTTAGAGGAAGTCCcaaaaggagtagaggaagaggagtttcAGGCCACCACACttcagaaggaggaaaaagaagatgcaaGTTCTGttcaagaagaagagggagaaacatctaccattaaagaggaagaggaggtaacatCATCGaagcaagaacaggaagaggaggagggggaggaagagaaaggaatagaggcAGTAgatgcagaaaaagaagagagggtttCCAGAAGAGAAGACCCAATGGGAGGAGAGGCGCCTGTGGAACCAAGTCTTCCAGAGGTTCCTTTGGCAGAGGAGGAAATCCCTGACagcctggaggaggaggcagcggaggACAGCATTGTCTCCCCACCAATGGAACGCATCGTGGAAGGAGCAGAGGCTGTGACtgaagatgagatggaggaggaagaaaaaggtgagaaTA CATCAAGGCGCATATCTTCAGGCTCAACCCTGAAAAGTCAAGCCGGCCCCATATCCACCTTGAGTGTGGCTTCTCCCCCTGCTGGGCGGGACAAGAGCAGGAGTCCCGATCGTGGGGGGCGGGGGTCCTTCTGCAGAGGGGTAGCTAGGGGTTCTGCGGCTGGTCGGCCATCACGCAAACACCTCCCTATCATCAATCCACTAGTCTCACTACCCATGTGGCCAA ACATTGCCACCGGGGGAAGCACTGGCGGACTCATCAGGAAGGTGCTGCTTGCCAACGCTGACACCCTCTGTGCTGCCGCCTCGCCTCTCATGGACCTGGATGACTCCTCGCT AGAGGGCTTCACTGAAAGGTGCATAATGAATAACTACTTTGGCATTGGCATTGATGCAAAAATCACACTAGACTTTCACAACAAAAGAGAAGAACATCCAGAAAAATGTCGCTCAAGAACCAAGAACTTCATGTGGTATGGAGTCCTGGCATCCAAGGAGTGGCTGTGT AAAACCTACAAGAATCTGGACCAACGAGTGCAACTTGAGTGTGATGGAGAAAGGATTCCTCTGCCGTCCCTGCAGGGCATAGTTGTGCTAAATATTCCCAG TTTTATGGGAGGCACCAACTTCTGGGGAGGAACAAAAGAAGACGACAGTTTCTTGGCACCAAGTTTTGATGACCGAATTTTGGAGGTTGTGGCAGTGTTTGGCTCAGCACAAATGGCTGCGTCTCGAATAATAAATCTGCAGCACCACCGGATAGCCCAGTGCTCAAGCATCAAGATCACAATCCTTGGCGAGGCTG GGGAAGAAGGTGTTCCTATCCAAGTTGATGGGGAGGCGTGGACACAGCCACCAGGAATAGTTCGAATTGTCCACAAAAACAGAGTGCAGATGCTGTGCAGGAATAGA GACTTGGAAGTGTCGCTGAAGGCATGGGAGGAGAAACAGCGCAGTTTAGGCAGCCAAACCAAACAGCTGACCTTACTGGCTGATGAGGAGCTGCCCGTCTTGGCAATGCTGGCCACCACC GTTTCAGACATCATTGTGTGTGtgaaagcagcagcagcagccacttCCTCTCTGGAGACAGCCTTTGGAGAGCTGGCCGCCTCAGCCTTGTCGTGTCTGGAGAAAGTGTGGCGTGACAACAGAGTCATTGAGAGT CCAAACCTGAGAATGTTGGCAACTGAGCTGGTGCACAACATAAGACATCTTCAGACAGAAGTTCTGCGCACACTAAAGGAGGATCCTTCT GTAATTAGCCAGACGCTGGCAGACAGCCTCCAGACTGCCCTGTCTTCCTTCGATGGTGTGCTGAAGCCTGTGCATGAAAAGGACAGCCTCATGCACTTTGTTTCAGAAGAGGAA ggagagCCAAAGAGGGCTCACTCCAAGGGGTTGTTTAAACTGAAGCTGAAGCGTGAAGGGCGACGAGGCACCTttgagaaggaggtgagggagtgggGCACAGAGGAGGTGGCAGGGTGGCTGGATACACTGCTGCTGTCAGAGTACCAAGAGTCCTTCTTCAGCCATGACATTCGAGGTGCTGAGCTTCTCAACTTGGAGAGGAG GGACCTCAAAGAGTTGGGCATAACAAAGATTGGTCACATCAAGCGGATTCAACAAGGTATTCGTGAAATCAAGGAGAGTAAGTCACATGGTTAA